One Helianthus annuus cultivar XRQ/B chromosome 7, HanXRQr2.0-SUNRISE, whole genome shotgun sequence genomic region harbors:
- the LOC110868525 gene encoding transmembrane protein 209, translating into MEAGGRKDSSNPATKFAVYQNPALAAALTKNSLRPSKSTFLFILSLSSASAFSLISFVFREGDIIGSSKLRYVTQDIAYIFLKLAQAVMALVLIGSLFALLKAIALWKSKAATPASTSNDQINLTNRQLELLGKKPKAQQTESKEPPKAKTTASPSNTLVPLHQPFTSSGPAGHMTRLNSEKLTTNSGSKKHLFSTPSKPPVSPSVYLVPSQSPNIKTPPGPGGPDHIVSTPWSSKRGSGTRDISTEQQLETFLADFEEKFSTSAGKMATPPPTISGFGISSPSTNTSGTTRSTPLRPVRMSPGSQKFSTPPKKGEGDLPPPMSMEESIDAFNRLGVYPQIEQWRDRIRQWFSSVVLNPLLSKIETSHIKVMEAASKLGISVTISKVGTDLTAGADATVASSERTNDWQPAYTLDEEGLLLQLRTTLVQTLDASMSRSLLGGPQQTPAQNLSIPIIQECIDVITEHQKLLALMKGEWAKGLLPQSHIRADYTVQRIRELAAGTCVKNYEYITNKNNSSKKWTEVPTDSHLLLYLFCAFLEHPKWMLHVDPTYHASVQSSKNPLFLGLLPPKERFPEKYLAVISGVPSVLHPGACLLAVGKQSPPVFALYWDKKPQFSFEGRTALWDSVLLLCHKIKTDYGGIVRGMHLGSSALGILPILQEENSE; encoded by the exons ATGGAGGCAGGAGGAAGAAAGGACTCATCTAATCCGGCGACAAAGTTCGCCGTGTACCAGAATCCAGCTCTCGCCGCTGCCCTAACCAAAAACAGCCTCCGTCCGTCAAAGTCTACGTTCCTCTTCATTCTCTCACTCTCATCCGCTTCTGCTTTCTCTCTCATCTCCTTCGTTTTCAG GGAAGGCGATATCATTGGCAGCTCCAAACTCAGATATGTTACTCAGGATATCGCTT ATATCTTTTTGAAACTGGCGCAGGCTGTCATGGCTCTGGTTTTAATCGGATCCTTATTTGCACTTCTCAAAGCCATCGCTTTATGGAAATCAAAAGCCGCTACACCCGCATCTACCTCTAATGACCAAATAAATTTAACCAACCGACAACTAGAGCTGCTTGGTAAAAAACCAAAGGCTCAACAGACTGAATCAAAGGAGCCACCCAAAGCCAAAACTACAGCATCACCGTCAAATACACTCGTCCCCCTTCACCAACCATTTACCAGTTCCGGGCCCGCGGGTCATATGACCCGTTTAAATAGTGAGAAGTTGACGACAAATAGCGGAAGTAAGAAGCATTTGTTCAGCACTCCATCAAAACCACCGGTCTCTCCGTCAGTGTACCTTGTTCCGTCACAATCACCGAATATAAAAACACCACCAGGCCCGGGTGGACCGGACCACATTGTTTCAACTCCTTGGTCAAGCAAACGCGGTTCGGGTACACGAGATATATCAACCGAACAACAACTCGAAACATTCTTAGCGGACTTCGAAGAAAAGTTCTCAACGTCTGCTGGTAAAATGGCGACCCCACCTCCTACGATAAGTGGGTTTGGTATATCTAGCCCGAGTACGAATACTTCCGGTACTACGAGAAGTACACCGTTAAGGCCTGTTCGTATGTCCCCCGGTTCTCAGAAGTTTAGCACCCCGCCAAAGAAAGGGGAAGGTGATTTACCTCCACCGATGTCGATGGAAGAGTCGATTGATGCGTTTAATCGTCTAGGTGTCTATCCGCAAATTGAGCAGTGGCGGGACCGTATCAGGCAGTGGTTTTCTTCGGTTGTGCTGAATCCTCTTCTTTCCAAAATTGAAACTAGCCACATAAAG GTTATGGAGGCTGCTTCTAAACTTGGTATATCGGTTACAATCAGCAAAGTAGGAACCGATTTGACAGCTGGCGCTGATGCAACTGTCGCCTCTAGTGAGAGAACTAATGATTGGCAGCCTGCATATACACTTGATGAAGAAGGGCTTCTTCTTCAGTTACGAACTACTCTTGTGCAAACTCTTGATGCTTCCATGT CAAGGTCTTTGCTAGGTGGGCCCCAACAGACGCCAGCTCAGAACCTGTCAATCCCTATCATACAGGAGTGTATAGATGTCATTACCGAACACCAAAAGCTTCTAGCTTTGATGAAAGGGGAATGGGCTAAAGGCTTGCTACCCCAGAGTCATATACGCGCAGATTATACCGTACAAAGAATCCGAG AGCTTGCTGCCGGAACATGTGTTAAGAACTACGAATACATTACAAACAAAAATAACTCTAGTAAGAAATGGACCGAAGTTCCTACAGATTCACATCTGCTGCTGTATCTATTTTGTGCTTTTTTGGAACACCCAAAGTGGATGTTACACGTGGATCCTACTTATCACGCTAGTGTACAGTCGAGCAAAAACCCTTTATTTTTAGGTTTACTTCCACCAAAAGAACGGTTTCCCGAGAAGTATTTGGCTGTGATTTCTGGTGTCCCGTCTGTGCTTCATCCCGGAGCTTGTTTGCTTGCAGTTGGCAAACAAAGCCCTCCGGTTTTCGCGTTGTACTGGGATAAGAAGCCGCAGTTTTCTTTTGAG GGAAGAACAGCACTTTGGGACTCAGTGTTGCTTTTATGCCATAAGATAAAGACAGATTATGGTGGCATTGTTAGAGGAATGCATCTGGGATCTTCTGCGTTGGGGATTCTTccgattcttcaagaagaaaacagTGAGTGA